Genomic window (Moraxella haemolytica):
AAGGCGATTTGCTTGACAGAGCATGGGGGCTTGAACCAAATTCACGCCTGTCTTGTCAGTGTATCATCGCCAATGAGAATCTTACCATTGAAATCCCAAAATACACACTCAATCACGCTAAAGAAAACCATTAAGGCGATACCCGCCCAAACTTGGCAGTCATCAATAAGAACCCAACCAAAATCTGGCTGGGTTTTTTTTATTCATCTTTATCAGTCCAAATAAAACTTAAATGGCAATGGCAAACTGCTTACAGCACCTACATTGCCAAGCCCTATCAAGTCTTTAACAATCAACTCAATCGTCAAAGGCAAAACATAATGCTCTAATTTTTGTACACGCAACCTTAAAGATTCTATCGTATCTGATGGCGACACAAACAGCACCGCCTGCGTTAGCACCTGTCCTGCATCAAGCTCAGTTGTTACCATATGCACGCTACAGCCATGCACAACATCGCCAGACTTTAGCACCCTTTTGTGCGTATCCAAGCCTTTATAATTGGGTAGTAGCGATGGGTGTAGATTAATCATTGGACATGACACGCCATCAATAAATTCCGCTGACAACACTCGCATGAACCCTGCAAGCAACACCAAATCAGGAGACCATTCACCTAGTAGCTCCAAAGCGTGCTTCTCAAAGGTTTTAATGCCCATTTTTTTGCCATTAGCTGTGTGTGATAACACAGCGGTACGAATGTTGGCATTTTTGGCACGAGTAATCGCATAAGCATCTGCCACATTACTAATCACACCAACAATCTCAATCGGCAAACAACCTGCTTGCATGGCATCAATCACAACTTGTAGATTAGAGCCATTACCTGATACCAAGACGGCGATTTTTAAGGTTTTCATCTGTTGTACCCTGTTTTTATACGACCCTATACAGTCTCTTTGAATATTTTTAGCAAATATAAAATAAAACCGCCAAATAATTGACGGTTTTAATTATTAGGCATACACCACCGCATCACGCTCACGAGAGACAATATCACCAATAACCCAAGCATCTTCTCCTTGAGCTTGTAGAAATTTTAATGCTTCATTCGCTTTCTTTTGTGGAACAACCAAAATAAAGCCAACACCGCAGTTAAAGGTACGATACATCTCAAGCATATCAATATTACCGCCCTTTTGTAGCCATGCAAATACTGCTGGTAACTGCCAGCTATTCGTATCTATTCTAGCCGACAAACTCTCTGGCAAAACACGGGGTAGGTTCTCTGTCAGGCCACCACCTGTGATATGTGCCATGGCGTGAATATTGGTGTTGCCTAATGACTTTTGCAAAGCATTCACTGACTTGACATAAATACGAGTCGGCTCCATCAAGGCACTTGCTAACGACACATCGCCAACCCGCTCATTTTCAACATCAACGCCCGTTACCTCAATGACTTTACGCACAAGAGAATAACCATTAGAATGTACACCACTAGATGCTAAAGCAATCAGCACATCGCCTGACTGCACATACTCACCTGTAATGACCTCAGACTCCTCAACCACACCCACACAAAAACCCGCCAAGTCATAATCTTCATCTTGATACATACCAGGCATCTCGGCAGTCTCACCGCCAATTAGGGCACAATTTGACAACTTACAGCCATCGCCAATGCCCTTAATGACCGCTTCTGCTGTATCAACATTTAGCTTGCCTGTGGCATAATAATCCAAGAAAAACAATGGCTCTGCACCGCACACCAGTAGGTCATTGACACACATCGCCACCAAATCTTGACCAATAGTATTATGACGATTTAGGTCAAGTGCTAACTTTAATTTTGTGCCTACACCGTCCGTCCCTGACACCAAAAGTGGTGATTTGTAACCCTGTGGAATACGGCACAACGCACCAAAACCACCCAAACCACCAACAACCTCAGAGCGTGAAGTCGCTTTAGCTACAGATTTGATGCGTTGTACCAACATCTCGCCTGCATCAATATCTACGCCTGCATCTTTATAGCTAAGTGAAATTTGTTCGGTCATGTCTCTTTCCTTTGAAGTTGAGAAGTTGTTAAATATACCCCATTATACCAAAAATTTCCACCAAAAACCTTGCAAAAAACACCACCCCTAAAAAATATAAACTTTTTCAAAATAATTTCAAAAACCGTATGTATTTATCTATTATTTTTGTTTATCATATATCCACTGTTAAATAAACCAAAATATTCTTATGATGCACCGTACCATCGATCCATTTTTTCGCCGCTTATTCATTACAGCTGCTCTATGCCTACTTCTTTATGCTTTATATTTGATGAGAATTGTCATTGCACCATTTTTGGCAGCATTTATCTTGGCGTATTTTTTAAACCCTTTAGTCAATATCTTCAATCGGTTTTTGCCCAGAATCCCATCCATCATGGCAGTGTACTTATCCATTATTGTCTTACTCACTGCTTTAATGATTTGGCTTGCTCCTTTGTTATGGGCACAGCTTCAGTTGATATGGGAGTCTCTACCCGCTTCATTGAAATGGTATAATGAAGTTGTTAGACCTTGGTTGGGTCAATTTACTTCCAATAAGCTCTTAAAAATAGACCTTGAGGTAATCTCTAGTGAACTAAGTAACTTTGTTCAAACAAATTATCAATTCTCTGATGCACAAGTAGTCATTAAACGAGTATTAAGCTCAGGCATGAATGTCGCCAACAATCTAGGACTCATCATCATGATTCCGATTTTGACTTTTTACTTTTTAGCCAATTGGCACGAGCGACTACAAACTTGGCAAACCGCCATTCCCCGTGATTATGAACACAAAATCACCGCCATCGTCAAAGACTGTGATGAAGCACTCATGAATTTTGCCAAAGGACAATTTAGCGTCATGATTCTACTTGGGGCAATTTATGCCATACAGCTTGAGCTGATTGGTCTAGAGCTAGGACTTATCATTGGTATTGGTGCAGGTATTGCCAGTTTTGTACCCTATTTAGGCTTTGGTGTTGGTATTATTGCTACACTGATTGCAGGATTTTTTCAGTTTGGTCTTGACTGGAAATACCTATTATTGATTGTTGGTGCTTTTGGCATTGGACAAATTTTGGAAGGTTATGTCTTACAACCACTGTTACTGGGGAATAAAATCGGATTATCGGCACTGTGGGTGATTTTCTCAGTGCTGGCAGGAGCATCTCTCTTTGGCTTTATCGGTATGCTCATTGCCCTGCCTGTATCCGCACTTATCAATGTATTATTCCGCCATGCTTATGCTGCATACCTACAAAGCAACTGGTATTTAGGATATAAGCAATCTAAACTATGGTAAAACAACAATTACCATAGTTTAAAATAAAAAGTAGTAAATCCGCTTGGCATTTTTTCTAAAAATGTGCTATATATAGACACATCAAAAAGCTGTTCGATAGCAAACAGCCACATAGGGTATAAACAATAACAACGCACATTGATGGGTATTTTTAATTGATGAATGATTTGACGCAACCTTCACTGAACCTAGATGTCAAACAGGACGCTAGCCTATCTGATTTTAGTAGTCAGGGATTCACCCCTGTGCTCAATGCCATACGAAAATTAGGACTTGGCAACCTAAGAGAAATTTTTATCATCGGTGATTATGGCTTTGGCAAAACACATCTTGCTGCCGCCATTTATCGCAACTACACTCAGACCTACAAAAAAACCGCCATCACACTTGCCTTAGGTGATATCATTGATGCCGATGAGAATGCCAGTGCGTTGGTTGGGCTTGAGATGTTTGATTTGGTCATCATTGATGATTTACACTTTATTCATCGCAGTCGTGAATGGCAAGAAGGACTCTTTCATCTCATCAATCGCATCCGTGAACAAAACAAACAGATGGTCTTTTTGGCAACCGCTCCTGCCAGAGAGCTTGAGATTGGACTATTAGATTTGGTTACTCGCCTATCTTTAGCACCAACCTTTCGACTGCCAACCAACGAGAATATTGAAGACAGGCAAGCACTATTAAGCTCGGTACTGAAACGAAAGCATTGGAAACTTCCTGAGCAAATATTTGACTATATGCTCACCAATGGTCCACGCAATGCCGGCGACATGATCCAAGTTTTAGATGAGATTTCACCCTTATTAACACATTTATCTCGCATTCAAGTGCCAAAAAAGACCATTGATGAGGCAAAGACAATCATCAACAAAGAGACCTTCTTGCTTGAAATCTCAGAACACAAACAAACCACTTCATAACCCTTTTATTTAAGATATTTCATAAAAGAGGTTAATTTTTTAAGGATGTTTTATGAAAATTTTGACCGCAGGCATCATCACTGCCTTATTAGCAAGCTCTGCTTATGCTGAGGTGCATCTATTGGTTGATGACAACATTAAAGTTACTGCCATCAATGGGCAAGAAATTCACCACAGCGTCCTACAGCCCTTAAAGCGTGAATTCACCTTACAAGCGGGTCGTCATGTCATCACTGCTCGCTATGATCGTCTATTTGACCTAACTCGTGGCGACCATGACTATCTAAAATCTGGCAATATCAGTGTCGTTGGCAACTTACAAGATAAGCAAAGCTATCAGTTAATCATGCCAAATCAGCCAAACAACTATACCGCCGCCAAAGAATTCATCAAATCCCCAACGCTTGCCATCGTACAAAATGGTCAAGTACTCTCTCAAGAAAGCATCGCAGAAGAACGCACAGGCATATTAAGCTCCATCACCCAAAGCATCGGTGGTATATTTGGTCGTGGCAACAGTGCAATAATATCCAATCAAAAAGCCATCTCTGCATTAGAGACCCCTACCACACAACACTCTAGCAACAAGGAAAATCTAGATAGCTTTATGCAACTTTGGCTAAACTCTAGTGAAGAAGAGCGTGAAAAAATCCGTCAATGGATTGGTAAGTAACTTCGTAATTTCATCGTTTTTAAGCAAGCCTATCATTAGGTTTGCTTTTTTATAGGTATTGATTACCAGTAAATACAGGCTTAATAACAAGATGGCATAGAAACAAAAACTCACAAAATAAAAAACCATCACAAAATTTGTGATGGTTTTTGGTTATGGTTGGTATTAGATTATTTTGCTAATACTGATACATAACGGCGGTTAAATTGACCTTTGGTCTCAAACTTTACAACGCCTTCAGTTAGAGCGAATAAAGTGTGATCACGACCCATACCTACACCTTCACCTGCGTGAAATTCGGTGCCACGCTGGCGAACGATGATGTTGCCTGCAACAACATCTTGACCACCAAATACTTTTACACCAAGCATTTTTGGGTTAGAATCACGACCGTTACGAGTAGAACCTGCGGCTTTTTTGTGTGCCATGAGAATATCTCCTATGTGGATGCTTTAGAATCTAAAGTCATCAATGATGGTAATTAAGCGTTGATTGCTTTGATTTTTAGCTCGGTAAACCACTGACGATGACCTTGCTCTTTGTGGTAGTGCTTACGGCGACGGTGCTTAACGATACGCACCTTTTTGCCACGACCATGCTCAACCACTTCTGCTTCAACGCTGGCACCAGCAACAACTGGCTGACCAATTTTAATGTCAGCACCATTCACAACCATTAGTACATCTTCAATCTTTAGCGTTTCGCCTTTTTCAGCTTTTAATAGCTCAACTTTCAGAGTCTCGCCAACGCTAACACGGTGTTGTTTACCACCACTTTTGATTACTGCGTACATCTACATTCTCCATAAAAACCTGTGTGTCGTGACCACCCCTTGGTGGCACTTGATAACGAACACGACTAGGACATAAAAATGAAACGGTATTTTATCAAAAATTCATTTAAAATACAATAAAATTAACACATAAATATAAAAATTTTTGAGTAAATCCATCTTAAAACATATTAACCATGCCGGTTTTATTATTTCTCCATCTTTATAATAATGATTTATTTTAAAAACACCACTTCATTATCAAGCTCATTACCACTGATATCATCGCCAGGATAATACCGGCGTAACAGTTCGCCAATTTGAGCGATCAAAGTCATTAAAGCAGTGGCGAAGTCGCCTGATTGACAAGATTGCAAGGCGGTCTGAGTAAGGTTTGTCCATACTGTTTCACCCACACAATCATCAATCCCCCTATCGGCGATGATCTCAAGATTATGTTCACAGATATTAACATAAATCATCACACCTGTGTTCTCAGCGGTATCCCATACTCGGTGTGTACCAAATAACCCCAATGCACGCTCACGACAATCCACCCGATAAGCCTGACTAATAGGTAGGTGGTTTTCAATCACCAAATAAATCTCACCACGATGCCCAGATTCGGCATGAGTAATGGCTTGGGCAAGCCTGACTTTCAGCTCATCAGTTAACCATCGATTATGCAAAATTGGAACAAAACTTAGCTGTCGCCAAAGCCGAGATAAACTTTTGATTGAATGAATATACTGCATCTAACTTACCATCTTTTTTAATCTCTACCAAATACAAATCATTTAATGCAATGATGACGCCAACAAGTAGAATTGTCAATCAGTCTTAAGTCTAGCACCAAAGGTCAAACAACATCAACCTACCAAGAGCCACCAGCACCACCGCCGCCAAAACCACCGCCTGAGCCGCCAAAACCACCTGAACCAAATCCGCCACCGCCAAAACCGCCACCAGTCGGTAAAATAATAGAACCGCCGCCTGAGCCACCACGACCAGAACCAGATCTAAATAGCAACAAACACAACCAAACAACAAAGGCAATGGGAATTGACATGAATCCTGCACCCAGCATAAAGCCAAAAAAACCGATGCCCCCTGCAGTTAAAGTTGCTCCCAAAAACCTTCCCAAAATAGAAGTTAAAAATAGCCCAAACCAAATTCCAAATATGAGCAACGCCATCAATGAGATACTTTCATCTCCATAGGAATCAGAAGCACTCCCTAACGCTTCATCAGCTCGCTTGATTGTCTCTGGATCGGCACGCAGCCTCTCACTAATACCATCAATGACGACTGACAAACCTTGAGCATACTGACCCATTTTAAAATATGGCGTAACATCATCACGAATCATGCGTTTAATGACAGCATCAGGCAATACACCCTCAAGACCATAACCTGTTAAAATATACAAATTGCGGTCATTGATGGCAACCACGATAAGCAGTCCCTCATCAGT
Coding sequences:
- a CDS encoding AI-2E family transporter, whose translation is MMHRTIDPFFRRLFITAALCLLLYALYLMRIVIAPFLAAFILAYFLNPLVNIFNRFLPRIPSIMAVYLSIIVLLTALMIWLAPLLWAQLQLIWESLPASLKWYNEVVRPWLGQFTSNKLLKIDLEVISSELSNFVQTNYQFSDAQVVIKRVLSSGMNVANNLGLIIMIPILTFYFLANWHERLQTWQTAIPRDYEHKITAIVKDCDEALMNFAKGQFSVMILLGAIYAIQLELIGLELGLIIGIGAGIASFVPYLGFGVGIIATLIAGFFQFGLDWKYLLLIVGAFGIGQILEGYVLQPLLLGNKIGLSALWVIFSVLAGASLFGFIGMLIALPVSALINVLFRHAYAAYLQSNWYLGYKQSKLW
- a CDS encoding TPM domain-containing protein is translated as MQYIHSIKSLSRLWRQLSFVPILHNRWLTDELKVRLAQAITHAESGHRGEIYLVIENHLPISQAYRVDCRERALGLFGTHRVWDTAENTGVMIYVNICEHNLEIIADRGIDDCVGETVWTNLTQTALQSCQSGDFATALMTLIAQIGELLRRYYPGDDISGNELDNEVVFLK
- the purM gene encoding phosphoribosylformylglycinamidine cyclo-ligase, with product MTEQISLSYKDAGVDIDAGEMLVQRIKSVAKATSRSEVVGGLGGFGALCRIPQGYKSPLLVSGTDGVGTKLKLALDLNRHNTIGQDLVAMCVNDLLVCGAEPLFFLDYYATGKLNVDTAEAVIKGIGDGCKLSNCALIGGETAEMPGMYQDEDYDLAGFCVGVVEESEVITGEYVQSGDVLIALASSGVHSNGYSLVRKVIEVTGVDVENERVGDVSLASALMEPTRIYVKSVNALQKSLGNTNIHAMAHITGGGLTENLPRVLPESLSARIDTNSWQLPAVFAWLQKGGNIDMLEMYRTFNCGVGFILVVPQKKANEALKFLQAQGEDAWVIGDIVSRERDAVVYA
- a CDS encoding DnaA ATPase domain-containing protein, with product MNDLTQPSLNLDVKQDASLSDFSSQGFTPVLNAIRKLGLGNLREIFIIGDYGFGKTHLAAAIYRNYTQTYKKTAITLALGDIIDADENASALVGLEMFDLVIIDDLHFIHRSREWQEGLFHLINRIREQNKQMVFLATAPARELEIGLLDLVTRLSLAPTFRLPTNENIEDRQALLSSVLKRKHWKLPEQIFDYMLTNGPRNAGDMIQVLDEISPLLTHLSRIQVPKKTIDEAKTIINKETFLLEISEHKQTTS
- the rplU gene encoding 50S ribosomal protein L21 is translated as MYAVIKSGGKQHRVSVGETLKVELLKAEKGETLKIEDVLMVVNGADIKIGQPVVAGASVEAEVVEHGRGKKVRIVKHRRRKHYHKEQGHRQWFTELKIKAINA
- the purN gene encoding phosphoribosylglycinamide formyltransferase; translation: MKTLKIAVLVSGNGSNLQVVIDAMQAGCLPIEIVGVISNVADAYAITRAKNANIRTAVLSHTANGKKMGIKTFEKHALELLGEWSPDLVLLAGFMRVLSAEFIDGVSCPMINLHPSLLPNYKGLDTHKRVLKSGDVVHGCSVHMVTTELDAGQVLTQAVLFVSPSDTIESLRLRVQKLEHYVLPLTIELIVKDLIGLGNVGAVSSLPLPFKFYLD
- the rpmA gene encoding 50S ribosomal protein L27 encodes the protein MAHKKAAGSTRNGRDSNPKMLGVKVFGGQDVVAGNIIVRQRGTEFHAGEGVGMGRDHTLFALTEGVVKFETKGQFNRRYVSVLAK
- a CDS encoding DUF2057 family protein, with amino-acid sequence MKILTAGIITALLASSAYAEVHLLVDDNIKVTAINGQEIHHSVLQPLKREFTLQAGRHVITARYDRLFDLTRGDHDYLKSGNISVVGNLQDKQSYQLIMPNQPNNYTAAKEFIKSPTLAIVQNGQVLSQESIAEERTGILSSITQSIGGIFGRGNSAIISNQKAISALETPTTQHSSNKENLDSFMQLWLNSSEEEREKIRQWIGK
- a CDS encoding TPM domain-containing protein, producing the protein MALIHTNTWLMPLVLSMAMSSQVFASSVATTPTVSTEDELVATAIVSNRNQAVAGVLKDTTGAALSPLSDSVKDLVRQNQTGQNDNQITQAQSATNEMPTISNAPNVTHDKLILNEPVVDVAHILSPDEKAHLSKQLRTLYNDNLAQAALVIVPSTQGMPIFDYAMAVADRWQLGKKDTDEGLLIVVAINDRNLYILTGYGLEGVLPDAVIKRMIRDDVTPYFKMGQYAQGLSVVIDGISERLRADPETIKRADEALGSASDSYGDESISLMALLIFGIWFGLFLTSILGRFLGATLTAGGIGFFGFMLGAGFMSIPIAFVVWLCLLLFRSGSGRGGSGGGSIILPTGGGFGGGGFGSGGFGGSGGGFGGGGAGGSW